A single Tenacibaculum sp. 190524A02b DNA region contains:
- a CDS encoding TIGR02594 family protein, with protein sequence MNKILKVAFSQYGVEEIEGKKDNPQIVKYFTEIGFNGEKLKDETAWCSAFANWVAKKAGKVISGKLNARSWLKVGRLVTSPQMGDVVVLWRESPNSWKGHVGFFIRKTNRHIYILGGNQRNSVCIIAYPINRLLQYRRL encoded by the coding sequence ATGAATAAGATTTTGAAAGTGGCTTTTAGTCAATATGGGGTTGAGGAAATTGAAGGTAAAAAAGACAATCCGCAAATAGTAAAATATTTTACTGAGATAGGTTTCAATGGGGAAAAGCTAAAAGATGAAACTGCTTGGTGTAGTGCTTTTGCTAATTGGGTTGCTAAAAAAGCAGGGAAAGTTATCAGCGGAAAGTTAAACGCCAGAAGCTGGTTAAAAGTAGGTAGACTAGTTACAAGCCCGCAAATGGGTGATGTTGTAGTTTTATGGAGAGAATCGCCAAATAGCTGGAAGGGACATGTTGGTTTTTTCATCAGGAAAACAAATCGACACATTTATATTCTTGGTGGTAATCAAAGAAATAGTGTTTGTATTATAGCTTACCCTATAAACAGATTACTTCAGTACAGAAGATTATGA
- a CDS encoding site-specific integrase translates to MKKLSLLLTTVHDSVHYLEKMKEKKKYSDPEIYTGGVDIKKWNKLPQEQKKKALKRQWYVRWSFRNPETGNLERQPNIKAGNTYKTKEERLEILETIKRNLFRLLKDGLINPYDDTLDDKTHTVKEAIEYALKLKKKTQDKTSFGNYETRINRFKDYLLKNGFENRYITSVKKSHVVDYLNTVLLKTSASNRNNDRGDISSLFGLLYDNEIIKDNFVSKIPNLKSQPKKNKAFSQEEVKDIFEKAKEKDIWLYYFLAHVYYGLFRNIEVVRIEVSHINIDKKIIESNTKTGHFYKQIPQILIDEFYSKYDFSNYPNNYFLFTKDNQPSLNLNRNNESTSERDRRGYWGKRFTKTIRKPMGFSQDYTIYSMRHAAIGRLFIETITEYKKQGVKNFEEKALDFIRSITAHTNNETVKKYLREIGYYLIEDWSTKLK, encoded by the coding sequence ATGAAAAAATTATCATTACTTTTAACTACGGTACACGATTCGGTACACTATTTAGAAAAGATGAAAGAAAAGAAAAAATATTCTGATCCTGAGATTTACACTGGAGGAGTTGATATAAAAAAATGGAATAAACTTCCTCAAGAACAAAAGAAAAAAGCTTTAAAACGTCAATGGTATGTTAGATGGTCCTTTAGAAACCCAGAAACAGGAAACCTAGAACGCCAACCTAACATTAAAGCCGGAAACACATATAAAACAAAAGAAGAAAGACTTGAAATTCTAGAAACCATAAAAAGAAATTTATTTCGACTTCTAAAAGACGGCCTTATAAACCCATATGACGACACGTTAGATGATAAAACACATACAGTCAAAGAAGCTATTGAATACGCGTTAAAATTAAAAAAGAAAACACAAGACAAAACTTCTTTCGGCAATTATGAAACCCGAATTAATAGATTTAAAGATTACCTCTTAAAAAACGGATTCGAAAACAGATACATAACTTCAGTTAAAAAATCTCATGTTGTCGATTACTTAAATACCGTTCTTCTAAAAACAAGCGCCAGTAATCGAAATAACGATAGAGGAGACATATCATCCCTTTTTGGACTACTATATGATAATGAAATAATAAAAGACAATTTTGTTTCAAAAATACCTAACTTAAAATCTCAACCTAAAAAAAACAAAGCTTTTTCACAAGAAGAAGTAAAAGATATATTTGAAAAAGCAAAGGAAAAGGATATTTGGCTTTACTACTTTTTAGCTCATGTTTACTATGGCCTATTCAGAAACATAGAAGTAGTAAGAATTGAGGTTTCACATATCAACATAGATAAAAAAATAATAGAATCAAACACCAAAACAGGGCATTTTTACAAGCAAATTCCCCAAATATTAATTGATGAATTTTACTCAAAATATGATTTTTCAAACTACCCAAATAACTACTTCTTATTCACAAAAGACAATCAACCTAGCTTAAACCTCAATAGAAATAACGAATCTACTAGCGAAAGAGATAGAAGAGGTTACTGGGGTAAAAGATTTACAAAAACAATCAGAAAACCAATGGGATTCTCGCAAGATTATACCATTTACTCCATGAGACACGCAGCTATAGGTCGTTTATTCATTGAAACAATAACAGAATACAAAAAACAAGGAGTCAAAAACTTTGAAGAAAAAGCCTTAGACTTCATCCGATCCATAACTGCTCATACCAATAACGAAACCGTAAAGAAATACTTAAGAGAAATCGGATATTATTTAATAGAAGATTGGTCTACAAAATTAAAATAA
- a CDS encoding START-like domain-containing protein: MSKVKFELEIPIHASPSMLYQYLATPAGLEEWFADRVNSRGKIITFIWDDSEEEAKIVANKADERIKYKWTESEGDESYFEFKIQVDPLTKDVAILVTDFADSEDDVQEAKMLWENQIEELKHTIGA; encoded by the coding sequence ATGAGTAAAGTTAAATTTGAATTGGAAATCCCAATACATGCATCACCTAGCATGTTATATCAATACCTAGCTACCCCTGCAGGTTTAGAAGAGTGGTTTGCAGATAGAGTAAATTCAAGAGGTAAAATAATAACTTTTATTTGGGATGATTCAGAAGAAGAAGCTAAAATAGTAGCTAATAAAGCTGATGAACGTATTAAATATAAGTGGACAGAAAGTGAAGGAGATGAAAGTTATTTTGAATTTAAAATCCAAGTAGATCCTTTAACGAAAGATGTAGCTATTTTGGTGACAGATTTTGCAGATAGTGAAGATGATGTACAAGAAGCTAAAATGTTATGGGAAAACCAAATTGAAGAGTTAAAGCATACCATAGGAGCATAA